Part of the Ochrobactrum sp. Marseille-Q0166 genome is shown below.
AAAAATTGAACTGCTTGGAGAGCAGGACGAACAGATATTCGTTGAATTTTCGATGCGGGAGCTGGCAAATCTTGGCATAGATCGCTCGGCATTGATTGCAGCTTTGCGGGCTCAGAATGTCGTTCAGCCTTCTGGCGCCATTATGACTGGCGATGAGAATCTTGCGATCGATGTTTCCGGCGGATTTGGAACGGAACAGGACATTGCAAATATCAACTTTGCCGTGAATGGCCGCATGATAAGGCTGGCAGATATCGCAACTGTTACACGCGGCTATTCTGATCCTCCGAAACCAATGTTTCGCGTAAACGGCGAGCCGGGAATTGGTATGGCGATCGCAATGCGTGAAGGTGGTGACATTCTCCGGCTTGGGCAGAATATCAATGCCGAAATGCAAAAAATCACCGCGAGTTTGCCGCATGGAATTGAGCCGCATTTGGTGGCGGATCAGTCGGTTACGGTGCGTAGTGCCATAGGCGAATTTATGACGTCCCTTGGACAGGCCGTCGTCATTATACTCATTGTCAGCTTTATCGCTCTCGGGATCCGTGCGGGGCTGATGGTCGCCATCACAATCCCGCTGACGCTCGCTGCCGTTTTTGCTGTCATGTGGCTGTTCAACATTGACATGCAACGTATATCGCTCGGAGCCTTGATCATTGCATTGGCCCTGATGGTCGATGATGCCATGACGACAACCGATGCAACATTGGGCAGACTGGCCATAGGAGAGACAAAGGAAATTGCGGCGGTTTATGCCTTCAAGACTTATGCTTTTGCGATGCTTGCCGGCACACTTGTAACAATTGCAGGCTTTGTACCGATCGGCTTTGCAGCGAGTTCAGCGGGTGAATACACGTTCAGCCTGTTCGCTGTCGTTAGCATCGCGCTTGTGGTGTCCTGGTTTGTTGCCGTCGTCTTTGCGCCACTTATAGGGCTCTATGTGCTCAAGGCGCCAACAAAGACCGGGCGTGAACCCAGCCGTGTCATGCGATCTTATCGGCATTTTCTATCAATTGCCCTCAAGGGCAAGTGGATTACAATCGCGTTAACACTAGGCCTTTTTATTATTTCGCTTCTGCTTTTGCCGCTCATCCCACGCCAGTTTTTCCCCTCATCAGACAGGCCCGAGCTTCTCGTTGATCTCGAGTTGCCACAGAATGCATCGATATACGCGACAGAACGTGCGATGCAGCGCCTGGACGTCATTTTAAAAGATGATCCAGATGTCGAACGATGGAGCGGGTATGTGGGACGCGGAGCGGTGCGTTTTTACCTGCCATTGGATGCGAAACTTCCCAACGACTTTTTTGGGCAGGCAGTTGTTGTTGCCAAAGATGTGAAGGCCCGTCTTCGGCTGCAGGATAAGCTGACAAAACTGCTTGAAGAGGACTTTCCAAATATCGTCAGCCGGGTCTCTCCACTTGAACTTGGACCGCCAGTTGGGTGGCCAATTCAATATCGTGTGCTTGGTCCGGATTTGAGCCAGATACGGGATATTGCTTATAAGTTGGCGGAGGTCATTGCGACCAATCCTTTGACCGAAACCGTCAATTACCAATGGGCGATGCCTTCACGCGAAATTCGTATTCAGATTGATCAGGACAAGGCGCGATTGCTTGGACTGTCTACGGAAACGATCGGACGTGTTTTAAATACGGTGGTGACAGGCGCACCGGTTACGCAAGTGCGAGATGGCATCTATCTGGTCAACGTCGTTTTGCGAGCGACAGATGAACAGCGCGTTTCGCTTGATACATTGCGAACCATTCAGGTTCCGGTGCGAGATGGTCGAACCGTGCCACTTAGCCAATTTGCGAGTTTTGAATATGAACAAAGCTATCCGCTGGTTTGGCGACGTAACCGAACCCCTAGTTTAACTGTTCAGGCCGATATCGTCGCAGGTGCTCTACCCGAAACGGTTGTTCAGCAGTTAGCGCCAGCGATTGCTGGGCTCCAACAAAATCTGCCGCCGGATTATCACATCGAAATTGGCGGAACTGTTGAGGAAAGTGCTGCGTCGCTTGCTTCGGTGAAGGCGGTCGTCCCCGTCATGATTTTGATAATGTTTGTTGTCCTCATGTTCCAGCTGCGGCGCTTTTCATTGACACTGCTGGTGGTCAGCGTGGCTCCGCTCGGTCTGATCGGTGTGGTTCTTGCTTTGCTTGTGTCCGGTCGCCCGCTGGGGTTTGTAGCCATTTTGGGCGTGCTTGCTCTTATCGGAATGATCATCAAGAACGCGGTGATCCTGGTTGGGCAGATAGAGGCTGAAAGGAAAGCCGGCAAGGCTATTGAGGATGCCGTCCTCGACGCATCCTCGGCTCGCTTCACACCGATCATGTTAACAGCTGTATCCACTGTGCTAGGCATGGTTCCTATTGCTCCCACGGTTTTCTGGGGGCCGATGGCATTCGCGATTATGGGCGGATTACTTGTTGCGACGCTTCTCACACTGGTCTTCCTGCCTGCACTCTATGTTTCTTTAATTAAAGAATCCGACTTGGAAAAAACCGTGGAGGCTCCTCGTTGAGGATATTGGGCGTCTGAAAGACGAAGGACGTCTCGGCACTGGGAGTGGGTCATCAGACCTCCACCCGGTGCCGGGACTGACTTAAAAACCAAAAAAGATACCCATTTCAGGGTACTTTGCCTGTTTGACAAAAAATCCGCTCTTTCTGCAGCCTCTCTTATCGATGGCCCAGTCGCTCAACAATACGAACAGGCAGATGAAGTGCTAGAGATGCTTGTTCGAAAGTGCTCTGACCAACAGACCGGAAGGTCGTATCCAGGCCAGCATACTCGTCTGTGATCATACGACGTAACAGATGTCCTGATCCAAGGAGACTGATGAGCGTATTTGAACTTGCAAAAAGGGTGTGACTTCCATTCTCGACCTGAGAAATATCCAGAACCTGAATATTTTTCTTCTGTAGAGAGGCGATATCATGACCACTACCAATCCGTGGTTCTCCGCCTGCAAGTCGCCGTGAGATATCAAGGGCACGATCTCGGCGGGAGACGACAATGGTAAATGGCTGGGGAAGCATTTCGATGTCCGCAAGCTGGCTGTTGAAAAGATCCGGGTCCAGATCAGGCGCTGCGAGCATAACGCCGCTGATACGGCTTAGAATATCATAGCGCTTTTCTAACGAGAGGGTTCTAAGTGCTTCCATGATGACGAGTCCGCCCATGGAGTGACCCACAAGAACGATTCCGTTCGATTTGGATTTTGCCAACATTTCAAGGGTTTCAGACAACCCTCGGCGCGCAATGAGGGCGCTGTCTCGATCATATACATAACGGGCGAATGACGAAGCCGAAGCCCATGAAAAATGAACTGGAACGCCTGATATACCGTAATCATGCACGATTTGCGCATTACGGAATAAGCCCTCAGCGAAATTGTTATTATAACCATGAACGAAGAGGAACACTTCTCGCTGAGAGGGCGCTCGGCTATCAAGTCTTTCATTAAGCTCGCGTAGAGCGTCGCTTTGAGATGGCACCATTTTGTAACCAAAAGCCGTGAAATTGCGTCGCGGATCGGGATTGCGGGATGCAGTCTCCACGGTGCCGGCACGGTGGAATTCAGGAATACGTACATTGATGGTTGAAAGATTGAGTTGGTTCGCTCTTGCACGCGTATAAAGAGTATTCGTGTGGTCGGCAGCCTGTCGCACGGTTGCAACCAGAAACGGAACAGATGAAGATGTGGCGACATATGCCGCTGTCGTGCCCAGACCTGTACTTGCTCTATTATTGGCGCAGCCAGCAATCATCAGAAGGCTCAACAAGACGACAAAAAAGTCTCTGCATTTCAACCAGCCGTGCACTGACATTCCAGCCTCGTATTTTATCATGCCTCTCCGAGCGACAGAATGAGATGGAGCCTCTTGTCAGGTCCGAGAGATCAATATTCCTTGCTTATATTCAGTATTGTAAGCGGATTGCCAATCTTCAATCTTTCTTAAATCATTAATTATTGTGGTCACTTAGCTCATAATTAAAATGGAACTTAAAAATATCACAGCAAAGATGCATAATTTTTGTTGTATCGATTATATTCATATGTTCAGGTTTTTTGGTATATTAGTGTTTAGCCACAAGGCTAGAAATATCACATTGGGGGCGTTATGGAACTTCTCAATCCTCTCGTGGACTCGGAAAAATCCTATATTTCCACTGGAACTCTCCCGCCGGCTGAGCAGGTTAAAAACCTTGTTAGCGAAGCACATGAGCGGTTTTTAAATATTGAATTAGGGCAGAATTCCCAAGTCTATCCCGCGCTGGCTAAAGTTCCGGAATCGCTATTTGGAATCTGTGTTGTCGGCGTAGATGGGCGGGTATTCGCGGTCGGCGATGCTGATCATGAATTCACAATCATGAGTGTCTCCAAACCTTTCATCTTTGCGCTGATTTGTGATTTGATTGGTGCAACGGGTGCTCGCGAACGCTTGGGCGTCAATGCGACGGGTTATTCTTTCAATTCTCTTGCTGGCATCGAGCGGGACAAGGAGGGGCGCACCAACCCCATGGTGAATGCTGGTGCGATTGCAACAACAAGCCTTGTTCCGGGACAAACGGAAGATGAGAAATGGCAGTTTATTCTTAACGGACTGTCGCGCTTTGCCGGTCGCCAACTCAGTATCAATGAAGAGGTTTATACCTCGGCATCAGAAACAAATTTTCGGAACCGCAGCATCGCTTGGATGCTAGAAAGTGCAGGTCGCATCTATTGTGATCCCACGGAGGCTGTTGAGTTATATACGCGCCAGTGTTCATTGAATGTCAGTGCCCGCGATCTGGCTGTTATGGGTGCAACTCTGGCGAATGGCGGCGTCAATCCGATCACGCGAGAGCAGGTCGTCAAGCCGGATGTGTGTCACTACGCACTCGCAGTGATGCTCACTGCCGGCCTTTACGAAACATCGGGTGATTGGCTTTATGAAATCGGACTGCCTGGGAAAAGCGGTATCGGAGGGGGTATCGTGACTGTATCGCCGGGGAAAGGCGGATTAGGAACATTTGCACCACCGCTCGACGAGGCTGGAAATAGTGTCAAGGGCCAGTTGGCAGCACAATTTTTGTCACAGCGTTTGGGACTTGATCTCCTGGTCTCTAATCCCAACAGCTAATCAGCTTTTTATAAAGATATCAGCTCATACATTCCGAGAGGGAATTAATCGTC
Proteins encoded:
- a CDS encoding alpha/beta fold hydrolase, which produces MSVHGWLKCRDFFVVLLSLLMIAGCANNRASTGLGTTAAYVATSSSVPFLVATVRQAADHTNTLYTRARANQLNLSTINVRIPEFHRAGTVETASRNPDPRRNFTAFGYKMVPSQSDALRELNERLDSRAPSQREVFLFVHGYNNNFAEGLFRNAQIVHDYGISGVPVHFSWASASSFARYVYDRDSALIARRGLSETLEMLAKSKSNGIVLVGHSMGGLVIMEALRTLSLEKRYDILSRISGVMLAAPDLDPDLFNSQLADIEMLPQPFTIVVSRRDRALDISRRLAGGEPRIGSGHDIASLQKKNIQVLDISQVENGSHTLFASSNTLISLLGSGHLLRRMITDEYAGLDTTFRSVGQSTFEQASLALHLPVRIVERLGHR
- the glsA gene encoding glutaminase A is translated as MELLNPLVDSEKSYISTGTLPPAEQVKNLVSEAHERFLNIELGQNSQVYPALAKVPESLFGICVVGVDGRVFAVGDADHEFTIMSVSKPFIFALICDLIGATGARERLGVNATGYSFNSLAGIERDKEGRTNPMVNAGAIATTSLVPGQTEDEKWQFILNGLSRFAGRQLSINEEVYTSASETNFRNRSIAWMLESAGRIYCDPTEAVELYTRQCSLNVSARDLAVMGATLANGGVNPITREQVVKPDVCHYALAVMLTAGLYETSGDWLYEIGLPGKSGIGGGIVTVSPGKGGLGTFAPPLDEAGNSVKGQLAAQFLSQRLGLDLLVSNPNS
- a CDS encoding efflux RND transporter permease subunit translates to MRFNLSSWAVRERQLVIFLMMVVLGAGLFAYSRLGRAEDPSFVIKTMVVQAAWPGANMTDTLQQVTERLERTLQETPHLDNVRSFTRPGVATIFVNLDGSASAKEVENTWYIVRKRVADMRHTLPQGVVGPGFNDEFGDTFGLIYGFTADGFTHRQLRDYVESARSQLLKVPDVAKIELLGEQDEQIFVEFSMRELANLGIDRSALIAALRAQNVVQPSGAIMTGDENLAIDVSGGFGTEQDIANINFAVNGRMIRLADIATVTRGYSDPPKPMFRVNGEPGIGMAIAMREGGDILRLGQNINAEMQKITASLPHGIEPHLVADQSVTVRSAIGEFMTSLGQAVVIILIVSFIALGIRAGLMVAITIPLTLAAVFAVMWLFNIDMQRISLGALIIALALMVDDAMTTTDATLGRLAIGETKEIAAVYAFKTYAFAMLAGTLVTIAGFVPIGFAASSAGEYTFSLFAVVSIALVVSWFVAVVFAPLIGLYVLKAPTKTGREPSRVMRSYRHFLSIALKGKWITIALTLGLFIISLLLLPLIPRQFFPSSDRPELLVDLELPQNASIYATERAMQRLDVILKDDPDVERWSGYVGRGAVRFYLPLDAKLPNDFFGQAVVVAKDVKARLRLQDKLTKLLEEDFPNIVSRVSPLELGPPVGWPIQYRVLGPDLSQIRDIAYKLAEVIATNPLTETVNYQWAMPSREIRIQIDQDKARLLGLSTETIGRVLNTVVTGAPVTQVRDGIYLVNVVLRATDEQRVSLDTLRTIQVPVRDGRTVPLSQFASFEYEQSYPLVWRRNRTPSLTVQADIVAGALPETVVQQLAPAIAGLQQNLPPDYHIEIGGTVEESAASLASVKAVVPVMILIMFVVLMFQLRRFSLTLLVVSVAPLGLIGVVLALLVSGRPLGFVAILGVLALIGMIIKNAVILVGQIEAERKAGKAIEDAVLDASSARFTPIMLTAVSTVLGMVPIAPTVFWGPMAFAIMGGLLVATLLTLVFLPALYVSLIKESDLEKTVEAPR